The nucleotide sequence CCCTACACCATTTTGTCCAATTAAACCTGTAATTTTTCCCTTTTTTATTTTAAGTTCACTTATATTTAAAATATTTTTATTACCATAGTTTTTCTTAACATTATATAAGGAAACTTCCATATCACTCCTCCTGAGTATAGGTGTAAATTATGTTATTAACTAAAAATGAAATTATTAATAATACAATTCCTAAAGCTATAGCCTTCGAATAATCCCCCATAGAATTAAACATAGCTATAGAAGTTGTAATAACTCTAGTGTACCCCTTTATATTACCTCCAACTATCATAACTGTACCAATCTCAGAAATAGCCCTTGAAAATCCAGTAATCACATTTAGTAATATATCTACTTTAAGCTCCCTTATTATCAAAATCAATATATCTATTCTATTTGCACCTAATGTAATTCCCAATTTTTCAATTTCCTTACCTCTGAATTTTGATAGATTATATGTTAATCCTAAAATTAGTGGTGTAACTAATAGTGTTTGAGCTATTATCATAGCCATAGGAGTATATAATAAGTTTAAAAAACCCAAAGGACCTCTCCTAGATAAAATAATTGCTACAATTAAACCAACTATAACCGATGGAATACTCATGAATGTGTAAAGAATCCTTGTAAATAATTTTTTACCCTTAAAACTTTTTAGCCCTAAAAAAATTCCTATTGGAACAGTAATTATTGAAGCTAAAACAGTAGAGGTAGAAGAAACAAATATTGATAACAATATTATTTGATACATCTCTCTATCAAAGCTTAATAAAAGCTTTATAGCTTCCTTTACCCCATCTAAAATATAATCCATCACTTCTACCTCCCTTTGTTAGTAGTTCGCTATTCGTCACTCGCTATTTGATATTCGATATGTCGGAAAGCCAATAGTCAATAATCTAATTTTACATTCCCTATCCCTGTTCTCTGTTTCTAGTACCCAGTACCTATTTTCTGCCATTTGGTATAAATAGAGGTACTTCAAACCTATCTTTACCGTATTCTCCAATTAACTTCTGTGTTTTATCTGAAAGCAGCCAGTTCATAAACATTTTTGCACCTTCTAAATTAATATTATCGTTTTTATTTGGATTAACTAAAATTATCCCATACTGATTAAACAGTCTATTATCTTTTTCTATTAATATACTTAAATTTATCTTATCCCTTAATTTTAAATAAGTAGCTCTATCTGTCAATGTAATAGCTCTCATTTCATCTGCCATCTTTAGCACATCACCCATTCCTCTACCTGCAGACACATACCAAGCACCCTCTGGTTCAATACCTGCTTCTCGCCATATTTTTAATTCCTTTTTATGTGTTCCTGAATTATCTCCTCTTGAGATAAATTTATACTTATTTTTTGCTATAGTTTTAAAAGCTTCAATTATATCATTAGATTTACCCATAAACTCTACTTCTAAATCTTTAGGTCCTACTAAAACAAAATCATTATACATAACATCATGCCTTTTAAGTCCATGTCCTTCTTTTACAAATTGTTCTTCATCTGATTTAGCATGTACTAATAATATATCTGCTTCACCGTCTCTTCCCATTTGTAACGCCTTTCCCGTACCTACTGCAATTACTTTTACTTTAATACCGGTTTCATCTTCAAATTTAGGTAATAAGTAATCTAATAACCCACTATCCCTAGTACTAGTTGTGGTAGCTAGTATTATGGTATTTGAATTGACTTTATTTTTTTCCTGAATATTACACCCTATTAATAAGACTAAAACTAATGCTATACTCAATAAAATGGTAAGTTTTCTATTCATCACCATATCCTCCTTTTAATAAGTTTTATAATTTCCTAAGTATTAGAACAAAATCTTCGATTTGAATAAATTAAAGAAGATTTTGTTGAAATCCATAAACGGAAATTATATTTAAAATTATCCACAATTCAATAAGGTCTATAACGACTCTGGCATGTAAGCATGCCAGATAAAGTTTCAATAAAATCAACATTAATTTTTTAAAAATATAAGATTTTATTATAATTTCCTATGGATTATAAAAAAACAGTCCCAGAAAGGACTGTTTAAGTTGCTGACAACTAATTTGGGTATAAAAACCCAACAGCATAAATATATGTTGTCAACTAACCCAAATTTTCCTTTCCAAACACGGGAGGCATAAAGATTTCTCCTTATACCCATCGGCTTAATATCCATAGCTTATCCACCTTAGGACATTAAGCTCGAAAAATTTGAATAGATATTCATTTTTTTACCTCTTGCAAACCCGATCAATGTAATATTAAGCTCTCTTGCTATATCTACAGCTAAACTAGTAGGAGCTGATCTTGAAATTAATACTGGTATCTGTCTCTTAGCAATCTTAATCAATATTTCAGAAGAAACCCTTCCACTGGTTAAAACCATTTTATCTTTCAAGTCTATATCATCTAGTAAAGCTCTGCCTAAAATTTTATCTAGAGCATTATGTCTTCCAATATCCTCTTCAAATAGTATCATTTTATCTTCTTGACACAATGCACAGCTATGAACTCCGCCAGTACTTGCGAAAAGCTCCGACTTTTTGTTGAATATTCTAATTAACTTTAAAATATTCTCTTTCTTTACTGTTATATTTCTCTTTATACTTTTGCTTTTAAATGAATCCATAACATTATAGAATATAGATCCTTTTCCGCATCCAGTAGTTATAGTTCTCTTACCATATAGCTTCTTTGCTAAAATATTTTTGTTTTTTGTATAAACATATGCATGTCCATTATCTTTATCTATTGTAATATTAGCTATATCTTCCTTCTTATTTACAATTCCTTCAGAATGTAAAAATCCTATAGCTAAATACTTAAGAGATTTAGGACTACATAGAAGTGTAACAAACTCTTCATCATTTATGAAAATGGTAAAAGGATACTCAACAACTATTATATCTGTATCATTTCTATTTTTTTCGTCGTTCAACCTAAGTATTTTATACTCTTTTACATTATCCATTCTATCAATCCTTTTAAATTATGTTAAACATTTAACCCCTATTCCCTTTTTCTCTTGCAATGTCTTAAATTTAGTAAGCTCTTGTATTGTATTTAAATTTATAAACATATCCCAATTAGGACTGAATTTACAAGCAATCATCTCGTTTACTATATAAAAATCTAGACTTTTAACTAATGAAAAAACCGACCTTTTCCCCCTATTAAGCTGACCTTCAATTGCAACTGTTATACTCTTCGAATAAAAGGCATTAAAAGGCTCTATCCAACCACCAACTTGTGTAACACAACCATGATAATTTCTGCTATTTAAACATTTTTTCATATGTTTGATATAGTCTATATTAATAACGGGCATATCACATGCTATAAAATACACATATTGACTTTTTGCATTCATTAAACCTGCATGTATCCCGCTTAAAGGTCCCATATCTTTTATAATATCAGACACAATTCTACAATCGACTTCACTATAATACTCCGGCTTATTAGATACAATAATTATGTCATCAAACTCATCTTTAAGCTTTTCAATAATCCATAAAATAAGCCTTCTACCATTTATATTTAATAGCTGCTTATCAAATCCCATTCTAGTACTTTTACCGCCAGCTAATATTACAGCGCTTCCAAATTTATTCATGTTAATCCCTCTATCTAGCACATTCACCTGTTTTACCGGTCATAATCTCTAGCCCATGATGCACAGCATCAATAATATATTCCAAAGACTCCCTTACTGCCTTGGGGCTTCCAGGTAAGTTAATGATTAAAGTTTTATTTCTTATACCTGAAATGCCACGGGAAAGCATAGCCCTAGAGGTTATCTGAAGGCTATAATACCTTATAGCCTCAGATATCCCTGGTGCAAGCCTGTCAATAGCTTTCCTCGTAGCTTCCGGTGTAACATCTCTAGTACTGAATCCAGTACCTCCTGTTGTTAAGATTAAATCAACACTTAATTCATCTGCCATATAAACTATTTCTTCATATATCATATTCTCTTCATCGGGAAGTACAATATATTTTTCTACCTGATAGCCTTTTTCTGTTACTATATCCTTTATAACTTTACCGCTTAAATCTTCTCTTTCTTTCTTATACCCCTTATCACTAGCAGTAATAATACCTACTTTAAACATTTTATCCACCCCAAAATTTAGAAATCTCCTCCTAATTTCACCTGTAAGTAATAATTATAATTTTTCAACTTTTACTGCACACACCTTAAGCTCTGGTATTTTAGCAATTGAGTCTAGTTCTGTATTAGTTAGGAAGTTAGCTGCACCATCTGCAAAGTGGAAAGGCATAAATACTACATCTTCATCTACAATGTCTGTAATTTTAACTTTAGTTGTAATTTCACCACGTCTTGATGTAACTTTTACCTTATCCCCATCATTAAGTCCAAGCTTATTAGCAGTAGCTGGATTTATTTCAATGTATGACTCTGGTGATAATTTGTTTAATCCTTCCACTCTACCTGTCATTGTTCTTGTGTGATAATGATATAATACCCTACCTGTAGTTAAAATAAACGGATATTCAGAATCAGGCAATTCTGCACTTTCTACATAATCAGTTGGCATAAATAAACCTTTACCCCTAGCACAGGAATCTTTGTGTAAATATTTAGTTCCTGGGTGGTCTTTTGTAGGGCATGGCCATTGTAATCCTACTTCTTCAATTCTATCGTAACTTATACCACCATATTGAGGTGTTACAGAAGCTATCTCATTCATTATCTCAGATGGATGTGAATACTTTTTATCGTATCCTAGCATATTCATTATATCCATCAATATTTCCCAATCAGGCTTTGATTCTCCAACTGGTTCTATAGCCTTTCTAACTCTCTGAACCCTTCTTTCTGTATTAGTAAACGTACCATCTTTTTCAGCAAAAGATGCGGCTGGTAAAACTACATCAGCAAGTTCTGCTGTTTCTGTTAAGAAAATATCTTGAACAACTAGAAAATCTAAATTTTCTAACGCTTTCTTAACATGATTTAAATCAGGGTCAGATACCATTGGATTTTCACCCATGATATACATGAATTTAATATTACCTTCTTCTGCTTCATGTATCATTTCTGGTATTGTTAAACCTACCTTTGATGATAGTTTAACTCCCCATGCCTTCTCAAACTTTTCTATTACCTCTGGTTTAAATACTTTTTGATATCCTGGTAAGTCTGCTGGTAATCCACCCATATCACAAGCACCTTGAACGTTGTTCTGACCACGTAATGGGTTAACTCCTGCTGATTCCTTGCCTACATTACCACATAATAATGCTAAGTTAGAAACAGCCATAACACCATGTGTGCCAGTTCTATGTTGAGTTATACCCATAGCATAATAAATTCCAGCTTTGTCGGCCTTAGCATATAGTCTTGCAGCCTTCCTAATATCTTCAGGGTCTCCACCACAAATTTCTCCTACTTTTTCAGGTGTATAATCTTTAACTAGTTTTTCTAATTCTTCATAGTTTTCCGTTCTTTGTTTAATATATTCTTTATCTTGTAGTCCTTCTTCTATAATTACATTCATCATACCATTAAATAGAGCTATATTTGTACCTGGTCTGATTTGTAAAAATACATCTGCATCCTTAGCTAAATCTATTCTTCTTGGATCTGCTACGATAATCTTAGCTCCTCTTAATTTAGCCTGCCTCATTTGAGCTCCAATTACTGGATGGTTTTCTGTTGTATTAGAACCTGTAACAAAAATTACATCAGCATTTACAATTTCCTCAATACTATTTGTCATAGCACCACTACCTAATGTAGTTGCAAGACCTGCAACTGTTGAGGAGTGTCAGAGTCGTGCACAGTGGTCAACATTATTTGTGCCGATTACACCTCTAAATAATTTTTGGAAAAGATAATTCTCTTCGTTTGTACACCTAGCAGAAGTAAGCCCTGCAAAAGCTTCTGAACCATATTTATCTTTAATTTCTTTTATTTTGTCAGTAATAAGTCTGTATGCTTCATCCCATGTCGACTCTACAAATTTACCATCCTTTTTAATTAATGGCTTTTTCAATCGATCGGGATGATTAACAAAGTTATATCCAAATTTGCCCTTTACACATAATAATCCATTGTTCGATGGACCATCTGCAGGCTGTACACCAACTATCTTA is from Caloranaerobacter ferrireducens and encodes:
- a CDS encoding ABC transporter permease — encoded protein: MDYILDGVKEAIKLLLSFDREMYQIILLSIFVSSTSTVLASIITVPIGIFLGLKSFKGKKLFTRILYTFMSIPSVIVGLIVAIILSRRGPLGFLNLLYTPMAMIIAQTLLVTPLILGLTYNLSKFRGKEIEKLGITLGANRIDILILIIRELKVDILLNVITGFSRAISEIGTVMIVGGNIKGYTRVITTSIAMFNSMGDYSKAIALGIVLLIISFLVNNIIYTYTQEE
- a CDS encoding substrate-binding domain-containing protein; the encoded protein is MNRKLTILLSIALVLVLLIGCNIQEKNKVNSNTIILATTTSTRDSGLLDYLLPKFEDETGIKVKVIAVGTGKALQMGRDGEADILLVHAKSDEEQFVKEGHGLKRHDVMYNDFVLVGPKDLEVEFMGKSNDIIEAFKTIAKNKYKFISRGDNSGTHKKELKIWREAGIEPEGAWYVSAGRGMGDVLKMADEMRAITLTDRATYLKLRDKINLSILIEKDNRLFNQYGIILVNPNKNDNINLEGAKMFMNWLLSDKTQKLIGEYGKDRFEVPLFIPNGRK
- the fdhD gene encoding formate dehydrogenase accessory sulfurtransferase FdhD; this translates as MDNVKEYKILRLNDEKNRNDTDIIVVEYPFTIFINDEEFVTLLCSPKSLKYLAIGFLHSEGIVNKKEDIANITIDKDNGHAYVYTKNKNILAKKLYGKRTITTGCGKGSIFYNVMDSFKSKSIKRNITVKKENILKLIRIFNKKSELFASTGGVHSCALCQEDKMILFEEDIGRHNALDKILGRALLDDIDLKDKMVLTSGRVSSEILIKIAKRQIPVLISRSAPTSLAVDIARELNITLIGFARGKKMNIYSNFSSLMS
- the mobA gene encoding molybdenum cofactor guanylyltransferase, translating into MNKFGSAVILAGGKSTRMGFDKQLLNINGRRLILWIIEKLKDEFDDIIIVSNKPEYYSEVDCRIVSDIIKDMGPLSGIHAGLMNAKSQYVYFIACDMPVINIDYIKHMKKCLNSRNYHGCVTQVGGWIEPFNAFYSKSITVAIEGQLNRGKRSVFSLVKSLDFYIVNEMIACKFSPNWDMFINLNTIQELTKFKTLQEKKGIGVKCLT
- a CDS encoding MogA/MoaB family molybdenum cofactor biosynthesis protein, translating into MFKVGIITASDKGYKKEREDLSGKVIKDIVTEKGYQVEKYIVLPDEENMIYEEIVYMADELSVDLILTTGGTGFSTRDVTPEATRKAIDRLAPGISEAIRYYSLQITSRAMLSRGISGIRNKTLIINLPGSPKAVRESLEYIIDAVHHGLEIMTGKTGECAR
- the fdhF gene encoding formate dehydrogenase subunit alpha, which encodes MVNITINGKKVEVSEDLTILQACREIGIEIPTLCHDERLEPHAACRLCVVEVVGRRNLLTACSTKVEEGMEIYTHSDRVIKARKDILELLIANHPLDCLTCEKSGDCKLQDYCYEYDIKESSFKGDKKKYPIDDTNPFYYNDQNKCIMCGKCVRVCSELQCTNAIGFSERGFKVHVTTPFEEGIENSICVSCGNCVSVCPVGALMPKSKEKFRLWEAKKVRTTCSYCGVGCQMDLLVKDNKIVGVQPADGPSNNGLLCVKGKFGYNFVNHPDRLKKPLIKKDGKFVESTWDEAYRLITDKIKEIKDKYGSEAFAGLTSARCTNEENYLFQKLFRGVIGTNNVDHCARLUHSSTVAGLATTLGSGAMTNSIEEIVNADVIFVTGSNTTENHPVIGAQMRQAKLRGAKIIVADPRRIDLAKDADVFLQIRPGTNIALFNGMMNVIIEEGLQDKEYIKQRTENYEELEKLVKDYTPEKVGEICGGDPEDIRKAARLYAKADKAGIYYAMGITQHRTGTHGVMAVSNLALLCGNVGKESAGVNPLRGQNNVQGACDMGGLPADLPGYQKVFKPEVIEKFEKAWGVKLSSKVGLTIPEMIHEAEEGNIKFMYIMGENPMVSDPDLNHVKKALENLDFLVVQDIFLTETAELADVVLPAASFAEKDGTFTNTERRVQRVRKAIEPVGESKPDWEILMDIMNMLGYDKKYSHPSEIMNEIASVTPQYGGISYDRIEEVGLQWPCPTKDHPGTKYLHKDSCARGKGLFMPTDYVESAELPDSEYPFILTTGRVLYHYHTRTMTGRVEGLNKLSPESYIEINPATANKLGLNDGDKVKVTSRRGEITTKVKITDIVDEDVVFMPFHFADGAANFLTNTELDSIAKIPELKVCAVKVEKL